The window TAACAATATTTGGTGTGGAAGATATTATAAAAACAAACAGTTAGAAGCTTACGCTGTTCAAGAAGAGACTGACTGGAGAGTCATAACTATAATCACTCGTTATTTTTAAAATTAGAAGGAGTAAATACCATGAGATTCACTTATGATCCTCGCTATAATGTTGCTTACATTCGCTTTCACAAAAGAGATACTGAAGTGGAAACAATACGAGTAAGTGATGAATTAAATGTAGATATAGCACCAGATGGAACTATTTATGGGCTTGAACTCTTAAATGCAAACGAGCAATTGAATCGTGAGGATAGAGGTAAACTTTTGGTCATTAACGAAGCAACTGGGGAAGAAAAGGAACTCCTTTTAGCTGTTAGCAGGTAGAATTGGAGAATTGTGTCCAGACCTTGATTATGGAATAGACAATAATTCGGCAAGGGAAGATGGGGATTAATACTCAATTTTGCATATTAGTCCCTGACAAAATATAATGATATACATTAACTTTTTTCTGTTTGATAAAGTAAAAACTTTATGATATTATTCATAATAGCCGTTCAGATAATAACTGGTTAGACTAAAAGAGATTAAACCACGAAGGGCAGGGAGAACACGAAGTGAAATTTGATGAAATATCTAATGAAGTTAGCAAAT of the bacterium genome contains:
- a CDS encoding DUF2283 domain-containing protein, whose protein sequence is MRFTYDPRYNVAYIRFHKRDTEVETIRVSDELNVDIAPDGTIYGLELLNANEQLNREDRGKLLVINEATGEEKELLLAVSR